ATGATTGATTCGATGTTCAATGAACATTATTAATATCTCTTGCCTCCTTTCTTGATGAAAATACACGTCTACAGTTGTTGAACTCATCCCCATTTTTGTACTTTATCCAGGCTGAGTACTTTCGTCATTTGCTGAAACCAGTCACGTAGATAGATTCTGTATTTCTGCGTTCGTATTAAGCTGGCGtcttttattgtttttcttaatcCTGAAAGATACAGAAACTGCAATCACTAGTTTACAACGCCCTCTTTCTGGTATGTTTTACTTCTACTCATCCATTTTTGTTGGTCCTTTTCCCCTGTCCCAATTTCTGGCATGCTCCATTTTTCAGATATTTATCGGTTGTTATTGGTCTCATTCGTCTAGGTAAATTGTTTTGATTAGATGGGAGAAGCTTGGGAAGCAGGACGTCCTCCTAAGCTTCTGTTCGATTGGCAACCATCCCTGCTAAATTCTTTCGGTATTGCACCGAATCTGGGCCTACCTAATTCCATTACTTCGAGTATTAGCAACGATATGGTCATGAAGAATGGAACTTTTCCAGGGAACTCTGCATTGAAGGTCCCTCAGTTGCAGGTAGGTCTAGTGAATGAACCGTGTAATTGGTTTCATTGCTTGGGACCTTCACAGCAACCTACTTTACCCATCAAGAGTCCTATTTACAATGAGAATCTAGCGGCTCTATCAAAAGGACTCTCGAAGGAGGCTGTGGCACCTCTTCCTTGCTCTGGAACTCAGCAGAAGGGGTTTCTTGTCATTGATCAGTCTGCAGATAAGACAACTTTGGTTTTATGTTCTGGAGTTGGTGGTCCTCTCCAGTTACTTACTTCATGGAGTCCACAACCTACTACTGCTTATAAGTTTAATGGAGAAGCTACTGGATATAAACAAGACTTCATTTATGACTCAAAACTAGTTTTGTCAAATGATTGTGCTGAGAACCATTTGACTGATGAGCAGAGTGAGATGCAAGAAGACACAGAAGAACTCAATGCGCTCCTCTACTCGGAGGATGAAAGTGAATTTGATGaggatgatgaagatgaagtcACTAGCACTGGTCATTCGCCAAGCGCAATGACAACTAAAGATAAACGGTATGCACTTGAGGAACAAAATGAAGAAGTTGCTAGTTCTGCAGGTTCAACCAAGAAACGGAAAATTGATGGAGGTTATGATGTAATGTCACTAATGGACACTGCAAGTTCATTGATGCCTCGAAGGTCCCCCGAGTATGAGGACGATGCTGAATCTAGTTGTGGAAACGAAGGAAGTCAGGATGTGCAGGATGTTGATTCCTCATCTATCAACAAAAGgataagaaaagagaaaatacgTGAAACTGTCGGTATTCTGGAGAGTTTAATTCCTGGCGGGAAAGGCAAAGAGGCCATTGTTGTACTAGACGAAGCAATTCAATACTTAAAAACCTTAAGACTTAAAGCGGCAGCGTTTGGTCTTAATGCATGCTGCTGATGATGATAAGTACGAATACGGTCATGTTCAGTTGTAATAGTTCCATATTTTTACATGTTATTTTGATCGGAAGAGAATGGTGGACCATGTTGAATAAGTTGGGGAACTCCATGGGATTGGTTACATGGAGAAATGGTAGAGTGATTTGGGGGAAGTTAGAAGAAATATCTGAATGAAGGCAAGTTTGGGTAAGTGAAATCTGTTTAAAAATGAGGCAAGTTTGGGTAAGTGAAATCTGTTTAAAGGAAAGAGAGGATGGCTAAGATTTGCGTTTAAAAGTGGAGAAGAATGATTAGTCTACACTTATTATTAAAAGAAGGTAACAGCAACTCCCCCACCTGAACCAAGTGGGAAATATGGCTTTTTGTTGAACCAAAGTATTTGGTGGGGTTGACATAAAAGAAGTGCACGCCCTTGTTTACTAGGGCCCCCCATCCTTTCTTAACATCCCCTCTCTTGCAGTTGCAGTGGAGTTTGCTCGATTTGCAGGTAATGAAAGAGGAAGCAGTCAAAGGCTTCCACTTTCCGCTTGCCACAGCTTTACAACTGTTAGGATTTTCTTTGAGGAAAATGGTAGCTAAATTTAGTTACTTTGGTTGTGACTTGTGAGTTATATAATGAGGGTTGGTATTTGaatccaaatttaattttagggtTGCTGTCTTTATGCCTGTGTAATGTAAGTAGCGTCGCATGCAAGCATTTATGATAATGAGAGCGATGTCTTtactcattattattattattattattattttttggctGTAAGTGTAGttgataggaaaaaaaaaaaaaagaaaatgatataaaattaTGTAATTTGTGTTGGAGATGATGATGTGTACAGTAGAGAGTGGGGACCACGGGGAAGGGGGAGTTGGTGCATTATTAAGGATATGGAGGATAATGGGATATGAATGTGCATGTGATGTGGCACGCTTGTGAGATTTTAGTGGTTGCAACAACTTACACCCCAAACATGATCCTCTGCTCATGATTGTGATGCTTTTATGTCGCAACTATTTGATTATGGATATTATttcatctttaattttttttcattgttatctatttttcacctttaaaaaatcaacttatttttttaaaactaaaaaaagtaatttttttgtttttgaaatttggttaagaattcaattgtTATGATTAGAAAAGATGCAATTCTTgataagaaatgtagatgaaataggtttaattttaaaaaataaaaataaaaatcaaatgattatcatatgagattttagtatttgtatttttttaacttgCTTTTCTTTTATATCTAAATGGTGGAGTTCCAATTTATCCTcactaaataataattttaatatctaaaatttgaagttgatttgttgaactttcaaattgtaaatttagtTCTAGAACATATATAGAGAAACAATTATGAATATACTAAACATCAATTAAAAGTTTCAGGATTCATTAGATATAATTGAAATTGATAACTAATATATTAATGAATTTGCAATTATTTCGAATTTGTTATGAAtatttgttacaaaattgaaagttaaaaacttattaaacaCTGAGTTGACTAAAGTGTCTACGCAGCTGAGGAATTGAACTTAAAATTTGACCAAAATACTTTACGTCCGATCATAAAGGTCCAAGTGCTGGAAGAAGTGTTTGTGCCCATTCATGGCCCAAATACTTTATTCTACAGGCCCAAACGGGCTGGCCATTGCAGCCCAAATATCGGCCATGGTCGAAGCACTTATGGGCTGGGCCTGAACTTTATGCTTGGGTTAGTTTCGTGTTTTGGAATTGATAAGGTAAGGTAGGTCAAGTATATGGACATTGTTGGTATTAATCAGTTTGTTTTAGGGATCTTAAATCTACCTTGACAAATTCGATATACCATCATcgaatattgtttgtttctctTCTATTCATGAGATTTTCACAATTGACATCAACACTACATTATAATTGGTTAGTAATTTCAACTAACTATTTTTACTTGGGATTTTCATACTccaatttaaattgattttttcttcatgattataattatttaaataaaaattttatcagTCCAACCATCACTTTCTAAATTGGTTAGTACTTTcaattgatgatttttaattggGATTTTCGCACTCCAATCTCGTTTCTTTCTTCatgaatataattatttaaataaagtttttatcAGTCCAACCTTCATTTTCTAAATTGATATTTTGGGtctaaaacaagaaaaaatattgttacagattgattgattttgaattGTAGTGTATGTTTTTAAGTTTAGTGTATTTGTTGGGCATAGTTTGGAGGCTGATTATAGTGTATTTGTAAGTCATGGAAATATCTCATCGAAAGTATCACAAAAAATATTCAAGTATCCTTTTACGACTACAAAACCCTCATTCGAATTACAACGTGACTAATTTTTTCCTCTGCATGTTTCTTTATCATATATCtatatttccttttaaaatatCTCCCCTGttttaaataatcaaatcatattgttattttttcttcaaatatcaaaactaaactatttttttcaaatataatttttttttttttttgattttttaaatcttttttcaacttattttatgtttttgtatttgattttttaattagtttgaaaaatTTATACAATCAAATATTCgaatttttaattagtttgaaaaatTTAGAGCGAAGAGTGAAGACAGACCAATCGTATTCAAAGTAGTAGGAAGTTATGACTGCGATGATAGATTCAGAGACAGTGGTTCTATTCATGAAAACACCATTGTTAGGAGTTGAGGTCGGTGACGGAGTCTATGCCAGAGGAGTTGAGATAGAAAACGACGGAACTGGAGTGATCGCTAGTGATTTTGAAGGAGCAATAAATGAAGCTGATGGAGAAGGAGCCGAAGTCGAAGATGATGGTGAAGTATTTGTGGAAGGAGAGGGAGCCATGTCCGATGGAGCAAGGGATGAAGACAAAATTCAAGTCGGAAGTGTCGCCACTGTTGGTGAAGGAGTCTATTTCAGAGAGGATAATGGTTGCAACTTGGTTAGAGAAGAGGTCGGTGCGGTGCTCAGAGCATGACCAAACGATAGTCTTTAgatgtttattttaattacatTGTAACTAtaaatatttcttaataagtCAATTGTAATCTCATTTGTATGGGTAGGGTAGTTTAGACTTTTATAAAttcgtttatttttttatttttaattcgtTTTGCCATTTTCACAAATGAAATGTtgatttgctatttttacaaataaaaatttaaaatttatcattGTTAGCCCTTTGGAATTTGACTATTGTTTACTCTCTCTTTAATTTCCAGATTTAATGTCAATtctattatttttgttattaattttttcttttttggataaTTGCAACGGATAACATTTTTTGGTATAATAACcaaatgtatttaaaaaaattgcaaatataacaaagtctatcagcgatataCTTCAATCACTGATAGACTGTTACCAGCGATAtggtctatcgctgatagactcttaccaaaactatggtttatcactaatagactatcTAAGTTTTgtcatatttgtattttttttttttacattatgttatagcTACTAATACTTTTGTATCAGTtccttaattattattattattttttaaagaaactaatcctatcatttaatgtgtttataagaagatatatatatatatatcccaactatataatttaaaaccaaattaatatatggaaaaattattattatgataGAAGGAACCGTTTGATTCTATTAAAGCCTCTTTAAATTTCAAACCTTGGCAGTACACaccttaattaaatttaaaatactcAATTCAACAAATAGCATTAATTAGTGtcataaattctaaa
This genomic window from Benincasa hispida cultivar B227 chromosome 4, ASM972705v1, whole genome shotgun sequence contains:
- the LOC120075475 gene encoding transcription factor bHLH143-like — encoded protein: MGEAWEAGRPPKLLFDWQPSLLNSFGIAPNLGLPNSITSSISNDMVMKNGTFPGNSALKVPQLQVGLVNEPCNWFHCLGPSQQPTLPIKSPIYNENLAALSKGLSKEAVAPLPCSGTQQKGFLVIDQSADKTTLVLCSGVGGPLQLLTSWSPQPTTAYKFNGEATGYKQDFIYDSKLVLSNDCAENHLTDEQSEMQEDTEELNALLYSEDESEFDEDDEDEVTSTGHSPSAMTTKDKRYALEEQNEEVASSAGSTKKRKIDGGYDVMSLMDTASSLMPRRSPEYEDDAESSCGNEGSQDVQDVDSSSINKRIRKEKIRETVGILESLIPGGKGKEAIVVLDEAIQYLKTLRLKAAAFGLNACC